One region of Spiroplasma culicicola AES-1 genomic DNA includes:
- a CDS encoding amino acid permease gives MSSRTKTLTKATIVLMSFGIIFGFRNIINNQVQFGLLAAILFLVGGAIYAIPMVLITSEFGSIKKLKDQESGMGSFCVFTLGQKYGFLASWASYFGNLFFFATIAPFTIIALSFFFTGSNGFDKLAEVFYNDGNNGISQSNATRSSAIILALCAILLFWGGTFVSRKGPKWIGTFTNIGGTASLILGVLFIAIALFYTIPFGETIKFDSSLLDPINNDNGFKGDWWSFLSAFPWLIFAFNGIETMSVFVKDTKGGPKAFKIASVIGMSIVIGLMVVGTVVLSFTIDQETINSPQWGLSNSYYYVFPKILGLEIDSVAGKTIIHIVGLITALNGMGSMFFWTAGPAKVFFSEIPENVMGKYISKVDKNGIPVNALFLQAIVVSIILLIVGTTTVGEVGGGSSAFLTKITQATTSLATVQMFFYFGGYIKFRLKNDDEDRGTRFFKNKWPAIIISVITLVLLAIAFFFGTIPSPESWKADWVNSLIDFIFIFGGFIFFMGFGMFMWWYNMERKVKVKQGELK, from the coding sequence ATGTCATCGAGGACAAAAACGTTAACAAAAGCAACGATTGTCTTAATGAGTTTTGGAATCATTTTTGGTTTTAGAAATATTATTAACAATCAAGTACAATTTGGGCTATTAGCTGCCATCTTATTTTTAGTTGGGGGAGCAATTTATGCAATTCCAATGGTATTAATTACATCAGAATTTGGAAGTATTAAAAAATTAAAAGATCAAGAATCTGGAATGGGAAGTTTTTGTGTCTTTACTTTAGGCCAAAAATATGGATTTTTAGCAAGTTGAGCTAGTTACTTTGGAAATTTATTTTTCTTTGCAACAATTGCTCCGTTTACAATTATTGCTTTAAGTTTTTTCTTTACTGGAAGTAATGGTTTTGATAAATTAGCAGAAGTTTTTTACAATGATGGAAACAATGGTATTTCGCAATCAAATGCAACAAGAAGTAGTGCAATAATTCTTGCTCTTTGTGCTATTTTATTATTTTGAGGTGGAACATTTGTTTCAAGAAAAGGACCAAAATGAATTGGAACATTTACAAATATTGGAGGAACAGCAAGTTTAATTTTAGGAGTATTGTTTATTGCAATTGCTTTATTTTATACAATTCCTTTTGGCGAAACTATTAAATTTGATTCAAGTCTACTAGATCCAATTAATAATGATAATGGATTTAAAGGAGATTGATGAAGTTTCTTATCTGCATTTCCCTGATTGATATTTGCTTTTAATGGAATTGAAACAATGAGTGTCTTTGTAAAAGATACTAAAGGTGGACCAAAAGCATTTAAAATTGCTTCAGTTATAGGAATGTCAATTGTAATTGGATTAATGGTTGTTGGAACTGTAGTTTTAAGTTTTACAATTGATCAAGAAACTATTAATTCACCACAATGAGGGCTATCAAATTCATACTATTATGTATTTCCAAAAATATTGGGATTAGAAATTGATAGTGTTGCTGGAAAAACAATTATTCATATTGTAGGATTAATTACTGCGTTAAATGGAATGGGATCAATGTTTTTTTGAACAGCTGGACCTGCAAAAGTATTTTTTTCAGAAATTCCAGAAAATGTAATGGGAAAATATATTTCAAAAGTTGATAAAAATGGAATTCCAGTAAATGCATTATTCTTACAAGCAATAGTTGTATCAATTATCTTATTGATTGTTGGAACAACAACAGTTGGAGAAGTTGGTGGAGGTTCAAGTGCTTTTTTAACAAAAATTACTCAAGCAACAACTTCATTGGCAACTGTACAAATGTTCTTCTATTTTGGAGGATATATTAAATTTAGACTAAAAAATGATGATGAAGATCGAGGAACACGATTCTTTAAAAATAAATGGCCAGCTATAATTATTAGTGTCATAACGCTTGTCTTATTAGCAATTGCATTCTTTTTTGGAACAATACCAAGTCCTGAAAGTTGAAAGGCTGATTGAGTAAACTCATTAATTGATTTCATATTTATCTTTGGGGGATTTATCTTCTTTATGGGATTTGGAATGTTCATGTGATGATATAATATGGAAAGAAAAGTTAAAGTAAAACAAGGAGAGCTAAAATAG
- the rpsO gene encoding 30S ribosomal protein S15, translating to MVSRSQKTDIIKQHGNNDKDTGKAEVQIALLTTDIANLTEHLNIHKKDITSRRSLLKKVAQRRHLLNFLLKKDVNRYKAIIEKLGLRK from the coding sequence ATGGTTTCAAGATCACAAAAAACAGATATTATTAAACAACATGGAAACAATGACAAAGATACAGGTAAAGCTGAAGTACAAATCGCTTTATTGACAACTGACATTGCTAACTTAACAGAACACTTAAATATTCATAAAAAAGATATTACTTCAAGAAGAAGTTTATTAAAAAAAGTTGCTCAAAGAAGACACTTATTAAATTTCTTATTGAAAAAAGATGTTAACAGATATAAAGCAATTATTGAAAAATTAGGATTAAGAAAATAA
- a CDS encoding LemA family protein — protein sequence MIAPGREMDQNKDAGKSVKASALGMLFWYLFWILIIPLIAHIIKVNKIKRMRTKISEAESGIDIQLKRRRDTLVKLLDAVKSNISFEQSTYSHIVNMRMGGGVQQMMENDKLMNKTMKNIGVQLENYPNLKTSDLVQNLMTSITDIEEDISASRRIYNSNASYYNQYIIGWPNNVIAKAMKAKTEFFFEITEEERADVNISF from the coding sequence ATGATAGCACCAGGAAGAGAAATGGATCAAAACAAAGATGCTGGCAAATCAGTAAAAGCTTCAGCATTGGGAATGCTATTTTGATATTTATTTTGAATATTAATTATTCCATTGATTGCACATATTATTAAAGTTAACAAAATTAAAAGAATGAGAACAAAAATTTCAGAGGCAGAATCTGGAATTGATATTCAGTTAAAAAGAAGAAGAGATACTTTAGTTAAATTGCTTGACGCAGTTAAATCAAATATTTCTTTTGAACAATCAACTTATTCACATATTGTAAATATGAGAATGGGTGGGGGAGTTCAACAAATGATGGAAAATGATAAATTAATGAATAAAACTATGAAAAATATTGGAGTTCAATTAGAAAATTACCCAAATTTAAAAACATCAGATCTAGTTCAAAATTTAATGACATCAATTACAGATATTGAAGAGGATATTTCTGCATCAAGAAGAATTTATAATTCAAATGCAAGTTATTATAACCAATATATTATTGGGTGACCAAATAACGTTATTGCAAAAGCAATGAAAGCAAAAACAGAATTCTTCTTTGAAATTACAGAAGAAGAAAGAGCAGATGTAAACATCTCATTTTAA
- a CDS encoding phosphotransferase has product MSESNTFELGQSGKKIIKKDGKLFKEFKNIKACTLYFQKRLNKLGFRYIPIHYGFSDGYQILEFIPGVDGEEQAICSNLKIKNIVNFLVDFQQVCLKEFGHILSHNDLNPLNVVFDDYDNINKVIDWDKLGLGHRYDDLVYILWLWTGIAMGLQTDEVIIQKICTALKVYNQYQPIDFDELNATFQRKILSHFQNIDRTNEQAAEVAAWFRESMIWWQKNFETVKNNI; this is encoded by the coding sequence ATGAGCGAATCAAATACCTTTGAATTAGGCCAATCTGGAAAAAAAATCATAAAAAAAGATGGTAAGTTATTTAAAGAATTTAAAAATATTAAAGCTTGTACTTTATATTTTCAAAAAAGATTAAATAAACTTGGTTTTAGATATATTCCAATCCATTATGGTTTTAGTGATGGTTATCAAATCCTAGAATTTATTCCTGGAGTTGATGGAGAAGAACAAGCCATTTGTAGTAATTTAAAAATCAAAAATATTGTCAATTTTTTAGTTGATTTTCAACAAGTTTGTCTCAAAGAATTTGGCCATATTTTAAGTCACAATGATTTAAACCCATTAAATGTTGTTTTTGATGATTATGACAATATTAATAAAGTTATTGATTGAGATAAATTAGGACTTGGCCACAGATATGATGATCTTGTCTATATCTTGTGATTATGAACTGGGATTGCTATGGGTTTGCAAACTGATGAAGTCATTATTCAAAAAATATGTACTGCTTTAAAAGTTTATAATCAATATCAACCAATTGATTTTGATGAATTAAATGCAACTTTTCAAAGAAAAATATTGTCTCATTTTCAAAATATTGACAGAACAAATGAGCAAGCAGCTGAAGTTGCAGCTTGATTTAGAGAATCGATGATTTGATGACAAAAAAACTTTGAAACCGTTAAAAATAATATATAA
- a CDS encoding glycosyl hydrolase family 18 protein, which translates to MKKLLYTMSATFLPVIATNNVVSCFGGEKPLKPTPPPVVPGDMDKVLVGYWYDWGGAYQEVPKLEEIHSSYNVINLSFLYSKEAYQMPVFEYYGISKEALIAGIEYQHSLGHKVLISMGGATGNKMRFKMNQKDELKQTILKVINEYNLDGLDIDWEGDCLADRESQLVTSQVLKEIKNEWAAEGRNFYITMAPEMPYLKNSTETSGGSYIPFLKELDDYYDWINPQFYNGWAFGPYVEPTEATNLGLTPYYIVENDNVELRSDFFYLMTKYMTTTYSPKNDFYLIDPERFVMGAATNEPAGRGAASQESIIESYEMLVEDEIYTKGLMTWALNYDNFEGTISWDWYSSTYFKRWSFASWYDQTHGQE; encoded by the coding sequence ATGAAAAAACTTTTATATACAATGAGTGCAACTTTTCTACCAGTAATTGCTACAAATAATGTTGTATCTTGTTTTGGAGGTGAAAAACCTTTAAAACCAACTCCTCCACCAGTTGTTCCTGGTGATATGGATAAAGTCTTAGTAGGTTATTGATATGATTGAGGTGGAGCTTATCAAGAAGTACCAAAATTAGAAGAAATTCATTCAAGTTATAATGTGATTAATTTATCATTTTTATATTCAAAAGAAGCATATCAAATGCCTGTATTTGAATATTATGGGATTAGTAAAGAGGCATTAATTGCTGGAATTGAATATCAACACTCTTTAGGACATAAAGTTTTAATTTCAATGGGTGGAGCCACTGGAAATAAAATGCGTTTTAAAATGAATCAAAAAGACGAATTAAAACAAACAATCTTAAAAGTTATTAATGAATATAATTTAGATGGTTTAGATATTGATTGAGAAGGAGATTGCCTTGCAGATCGTGAGAGTCAACTTGTAACTTCTCAAGTATTAAAAGAAATTAAAAATGAATGAGCTGCTGAAGGTCGCAATTTTTATATAACTATGGCACCTGAAATGCCTTATTTAAAAAATAGTACAGAAACAAGTGGAGGTTCATATATTCCTTTTTTAAAAGAATTAGATGATTATTATGACTGAATTAATCCCCAATTTTATAACGGGTGAGCATTTGGACCATACGTTGAACCAACTGAAGCTACAAATTTGGGACTTACTCCATATTACATAGTTGAAAATGATAATGTAGAATTAAGAAGTGATTTTTTTTATTTAATGACAAAATATATGACAACAACTTACAGTCCAAAAAATGATTTTTATTTAATTGACCCAGAGAGATTTGTAATGGGTGCAGCTACAAATGAACCTGCAGGAAGAGGAGCTGCTAGTCAAGAATCAATCATTGAATCATATGAAATGTTAGTTGAAGATGAAATTTATACCAAAGGTTTAATGACTTGAGCATTAAACTATGATAATTTTGAAGGAACAATATCTTGAGACTGATATAGTTCAACTTATTTTAAACGTTGAAGTTTTGCATCATGATATGATCAAACTCACGGACAAGAATAA
- a CDS encoding class I SAM-dependent methyltransferase, with translation MENKYQTYSSLLYDTTKPPGTSVDGDIEFYKQLVLPIEGKVLEAGVGNGRMLIGFLKYKVNIIGVDKSKEMLELCQNNLDKNNLKCELICCDLVDFKKENEFECIIMPNASFNLLETRQKAIQVLSNFYTSLQSEGQIALDLIMPVDFKAGSEHIMEHKINDLNLTVKNYSQEINWYDQYTINKINYIIDNKIVETQNFKLNWYGVKEFKTILEQIGFKKVEIIKNYNNSRVLNLKTITFIATK, from the coding sequence ATGGAAAATAAATATCAAACTTATAGTAGCTTATTGTATGATACAACAAAGCCTCCAGGAACTAGTGTTGATGGAGATATTGAATTTTATAAGCAATTGGTATTGCCAATTGAAGGTAAAGTTCTAGAAGCTGGTGTTGGCAATGGACGTATGCTAATTGGATTTCTAAAATATAAAGTTAATATAATTGGAGTTGATAAATCTAAAGAAATGTTAGAATTATGTCAAAATAATTTAGATAAAAATAATCTAAAGTGTGAGTTAATTTGTTGTGATTTAGTTGACTTTAAAAAAGAAAATGAATTTGAATGTATAATTATGCCCAATGCTAGTTTTAACTTATTAGAAACAAGGCAAAAAGCAATTCAAGTGCTAAGTAATTTTTATACAAGTTTACAATCTGAAGGCCAAATTGCTTTAGATTTAATAATGCCAGTTGATTTTAAAGCAGGTAGTGAACATATAATGGAACACAAAATTAATGATCTTAATTTAACTGTTAAAAACTACAGTCAAGAAATTAATTGATATGACCAATATACAATTAATAAAATTAACTATATTATTGATAATAAAATTGTAGAAACTCAAAATTTTAAATTAAATTGATATGGGGTTAAAGAATTTAAAACTATTTTAGAACAAATTGGATTTAAAAAAGTTGAAATTATTAAAAATTATAATAATTCACGTGTTTTGAACCTTAAAACCATTACTTTTATAGCTACAAAATAG
- the mtnN gene encoding 5'-methylthioadenosine/S-adenosylhomocysteine nucleosidase produces the protein MNICLLFAMEDEASVLIESINAKKICEKPFKIYQTDNVLIAISGIGLVNASVCLTYMNFNYDINSYINAGLVGCISEKYQSLDVLLINKAYYSCANATGFGYEYGQIPKMPLFFETNSTLKEEIISPINNLDINNANIASSDIFINSFVKKEELIDNINDQIDVVDMECAAFFHSAYLLNKPIAALKIVSDTLSRPSNEFQFKNILMNASQKLAQILIKYLSIKK, from the coding sequence ATGAATATTTGTCTACTTTTTGCCATGGAAGACGAAGCAAGTGTATTAATTGAATCAATTAATGCCAAGAAAATTTGTGAAAAACCCTTCAAAATATATCAAACAGATAATGTCCTAATTGCAATTAGTGGAATTGGTTTAGTTAATGCGAGTGTTTGTCTCACATATATGAACTTTAACTATGACATCAATTCTTACATCAATGCAGGTTTAGTTGGATGTATTAGTGAAAAATATCAATCACTTGATGTACTTCTTATTAATAAAGCGTATTATAGTTGCGCAAATGCAACTGGCTTTGGTTATGAATACGGACAAATCCCCAAGATGCCCTTATTCTTTGAAACGAACTCAACTCTAAAAGAAGAAATAATTTCCCCAATTAATAACTTAGACATCAATAATGCAAATATTGCATCAAGTGATATATTTATTAACTCTTTTGTAAAAAAAGAAGAGTTAATCGATAATATTAATGATCAAATCGATGTTGTTGACATGGAATGCGCTGCTTTCTTTCATTCAGCATATTTATTGAATAAACCAATTGCTGCACTTAAAATTGTAAGTGATACATTATCACGTCCCTCAAACGAATTCCAATTTAAAAATATTTTAATGAATGCTAGTCAAAAACTGGCACAAATTTTAATAAAATACTTATCAATTAAAAAATAA
- a CDS encoding nicotinate-nucleotide adenylyltransferase, giving the protein MVLESIFKHYRTPKTMIKVALFGGSFDPIHTDHINIIKACYEKLGFDQVWIIPAYVNPFKTISSSSVNQRLEMIELAIKGLDYVKVETYEIRKFEKSYTYDTVCYMQKQYPQYSFSFIMGSDQLDNFEKWDHFQELITIINFKVFLRHQEFNQTIVQKYNLETFEFENNHLSSTKIRNLEDLNLQIKSVNDYINSKLMYLHERLESKMDEERYFHSLNVGQQALMIANLNNYDLNKALIAGTLHDVAKKWSEEELKAIIAKYDSSLLNEPKPVWHSYAGAFHIEHDWLFSDREIIDAIYKHTVGDKNMTTLDMIVFCADKISVERNYPGVEKFRSLVYSDLKSGFIALLKQQYDIAVTKHGSQNIGSKLLEAYSTWVTEE; this is encoded by the coding sequence ATGGTGTTGGAAAGTATCTTCAAACATTATCGCACCCCCAAAACGATGATTAAAGTAGCTTTATTTGGTGGAAGCTTTGACCCCATTCATACAGATCATATTAATATAATTAAAGCATGTTATGAAAAACTTGGTTTTGATCAAGTTTGAATAATACCTGCATATGTTAATCCTTTTAAAACAATTTCAAGTTCAAGTGTTAATCAAAGACTTGAAATGATTGAACTTGCGATTAAAGGATTAGATTATGTTAAAGTCGAAACTTATGAAATTCGTAAGTTTGAAAAAAGTTATACATATGACACAGTTTGTTACATGCAAAAACAATATCCACAATACTCATTTTCCTTTATTATGGGTTCAGATCAATTGGACAATTTTGAGAAATGAGATCATTTTCAAGAATTAATAACTATTATCAACTTTAAAGTTTTTTTACGACATCAAGAATTTAATCAAACCATAGTTCAAAAATACAATTTAGAGACATTTGAGTTTGAAAATAATCATTTAAGTTCTACAAAAATTCGAAACTTAGAGGATTTAAATTTACAAATCAAATCAGTTAATGATTATATTAATTCTAAATTAATGTATTTACATGAACGATTAGAGTCAAAAATGGATGAAGAACGTTATTTTCATTCATTGAATGTTGGTCAACAAGCTTTAATGATTGCTAATTTGAATAATTATGATTTGAATAAAGCATTAATCGCAGGAACACTTCATGATGTTGCCAAAAAATGAAGTGAAGAAGAATTAAAAGCAATAATTGCTAAATATGATTCATCGCTTTTAAATGAACCAAAACCTGTTTGACACAGCTATGCTGGTGCTTTTCACATCGAACACGACTGATTATTTAGTGATCGTGAAATAATTGATGCAATCTATAAGCATACAGTTGGTGATAAAAATATGACAACTCTAGATATGATTGTTTTTTGTGCAGATAAAATTTCTGTTGAAAGAAATTATCCTGGAGTTGAAAAATTTAGATCGTTAGTGTATTCTGATTTAAAATCAGGTTTTATTGCTTTATTAAAGCAGCAATATGATATTGCAGTAACAAAACACGGCTCTCAAAATATAGGTTCTAAATTATTAGAAGCATACTCAACTTGAGTAACGGAGGAATAA
- a CDS encoding HAD family hydrolase, with protein sequence MAYPYIASDLDGTIVKNEDFKILDETIADILNYQEKSGSKFFIVTGRLFETSKLYINQLHVTLPIIGANGAVIIDPITQKVLYQSIIEKDICEKIFDFALANNLDLIYYSAKALIGLETSERINYYKEAYKDLERNLQPNCEIYPDFEQFKMSAMNEIHKPFKFLFSFPTTGSESLVEKTTKFLNDLKLNCPITHMNERIFVDAMNNNVNKATGLEKWAEIMNVELDEIHPIGDNNNDYEMVAQFKNGCVVANGVEKTKQVASKILEDIYSNGVGKYLQTLSHPQNDD encoded by the coding sequence ATGGCATATCCATATATTGCAAGCGATCTTGATGGAACTATTGTGAAAAATGAAGATTTTAAAATCTTAGATGAAACAATAGCAGATATTCTAAATTATCAAGAAAAAAGCGGTTCAAAGTTTTTTATTGTAACTGGTAGGTTGTTTGAAACATCAAAACTTTATATCAACCAACTACATGTTACCTTGCCAATTATTGGAGCTAATGGAGCAGTTATTATCGACCCAATTACTCAAAAGGTTTTATATCAAAGCATAATAGAGAAAGATATTTGTGAAAAAATCTTTGATTTTGCTTTAGCAAATAATCTTGATTTAATCTATTATTCTGCAAAAGCCTTAATTGGACTTGAAACTTCAGAAAGAATTAACTACTACAAAGAAGCCTATAAAGATTTGGAAAGAAACTTACAGCCAAATTGTGAAATTTATCCAGATTTTGAGCAATTTAAAATGAGTGCTATGAATGAAATCCACAAACCTTTTAAATTTTTGTTCTCATTTCCAACCACTGGAAGTGAATCATTAGTTGAAAAAACAACTAAATTCTTGAATGATCTAAAACTTAATTGTCCAATAACTCATATGAATGAGAGAATATTTGTTGATGCAATGAACAATAATGTTAATAAAGCAACAGGACTAGAAAAATGAGCTGAAATCATGAATGTCGAGTTAGATGAAATCCATCCAATTGGTGACAATAATAATGATTATGAAATGGTTGCTCAATTTAAAAATGGATGTGTTGTTGCAAATGGTGTTGAAAAAACTAAACAAGTGGCTAGCAAAATATTAGAAGATATTTACAGCAATGGTGTTGGAAAGTATCTTCAAACATTATCGCACCCCCAAAACGATGATTAA